In Excalfactoria chinensis isolate bCotChi1 chromosome 3, bCotChi1.hap2, whole genome shotgun sequence, one DNA window encodes the following:
- the PTK7 gene encoding inactive tyrosine-protein kinase 7 isoform X1, translated as MAALRALLLLAVGAQAAIRFTKEPYSQDALHGRSAILRCEVEDPAHVEFEWLQNGLPIQDTEQRFKEGSNLQFAAVERHRDAGSFQCVARDVQSGEEARTANASFNIKWIETGSVMLKQPASAAEIQPSSTVVLRCHIDGHPRPTWQWFRDGAPLPDGRGTYSVSSKERTLTLRSASPDDNGLYYCCARSAVGSVCSQDNFTLNIIDESFPQAVIVPQDLIVTKNEEAMFDCQFAAVPPPTQEWLFEDSPITNRSKTTVFANGSLLITQVKARSTGVYKCIGHGQKGKTLVLKATLRLAEIEEMAPFSPKVLTANQGHRVSCAAPRGVPTPHVWWERNQERVPSAGRVYQEGEQLIFTSITEADAGTYTCHAANKAGEKKQELSITVATVPKWVEMPKDSQLEESKPGYLHCLSKASLKPTVTWYRNGVSISEDSRFEISENGTLRINNVEVYDGTMYKCVSSTPAGSIEGYARVHVLEKLKFTPPPQPLQCMEFNKEVTVSCSATGREKPTIQWTKTDGSSLPSHVSHRAGILSFHKVSRSDSGNYTCIASNSPQGEIRATVQLVVAVYVTFKLEPEPTTVYQGHTAMFQCQAEGDPVPHIQWKGKDKILDPSKLLPRIQIMPNGSLVIYDVTTEDSGKYTCIAGNSCNIKHREAFLYVVDKPAAEEDEGLGSHTPYKMIQTIGLSVGAAVAYIIIVLGLMFYCKKRRKAKRLKKHPEGEEPEMECLNGGTLLQNGQTTAEIQEEVALTNLGSSSGASKRHSAADKMHFPRSNLQTITTLGRGEFGEVFLAKAKGAEDGEGEALVLVKSLQTRDEQLQLDFRREAEMFGKLNHTNVVRLLGLCREAEPHYMVLEYVDLGDLKQFLRISKSKDESLKPQPLSTKHKVSLCTQVALGMEHLSNGRFVHRDLAARNCLVSAQRQVKVSALSLSKDVYNSEYYHFRQAWIPLRWMPPEAVLEDEFSTKSDVWSFGVLMWEVFTQGEMPYTPLADDEVLAGLQSGKTKLPQPEGCPSRLAKLMQRCWAPSPKDRPSFSELAATLGDSPADSKA; from the exons CGGTGGGGGCTCAGGCAGCAATCCGTTTCACCAAGGAGCCGTACTCGCAGGACGCCCTGCATGGCCGCAGCGCCATCCTCCGCTGCGAGGTGGAGGACCCGGCTCACGTGGAATTTGAGTGGCTGCAGAATGGGCTCCCCATCCAGGACACGGAGCAGCGCTTCAAGGAAGGCAGCAACCTCCAGTTTGCTGCTGTCGAGCGGCATCGAGATGCTGGGAGCTTCCAGTGCGTGGCGAGGGATGTGCAGAGCGGGGAGGAGGCTCGCACAGCCAACGCGTCCTTCAATATCAAGT GGATCGAGACGGGCAGCGTGATGCTGAAGCAGCCGGCCAGCGCAGCTGAGATCCAGCCCTCCTCCACGGTGGTGCTGCGGTGTCACATCGACGGCCACCCGCG CCCCACGTGGCAGTGGTTTCGGGATGGCGCTCCGCTCCCCGATGGCCGCGGCACCTATTCTGTCAGCAGCAAGGAGCGGACCCTCACCCTGCGCAGTGCCAGCCCCGATGACAATGGTCTGTACTACTGCTGCGCCCGCAGCGCCGTTGGCTCCGTGTGCAGCCAGGACAACTTCACCCTGAATATCATCG ATGAGAGCTTCCCCCAGGCGGTGATCGTCCCACAGGACCTCATTGTCACCAAGAACGAAGAGGCCATGTTCGATTGCCAGTTTGCAGCCGTGCCCCCTCCCACGCAGGAGTGGCTCTTCGAAGACAGCCCCATCACCAACAGATCCAA GACAACTGTGTTTGCCAATGGCTCCCTGCTGATCACTCAGGTGAAGGCCCGCAGCACCGGTGTCTACAAGTGCATTGGCCATGGGCAGAAGGGGAAAACTCTCGTGCTGAAGGCGACTCTGCGGCTGGCAG AGATCGAAGAGATGGCACCCTTCTCCCCAAAGGTGTTGACGGCGAACCAGGGGCATCGTGTGTCCTGTGCTGCCCCGCGGGGTGTACCCACTCCCCACGTCTGGTGGGAGAGAAACCAGGAGCGGGTCCCCAGTGCTGGCAGGGTGTACCAAGAGGGAGAGCAGCTCATTTTCACCAGCATCACCGAGGCAGATGCGGGGACCTATACGTGCCATGCTGCCAACAAGGCTGGGGAGAAGAAACAGGAGCTGAGCATCACCGTGGCTA CGGTACCCAAGTGGGTGGAGATGCCCAAGGACAGCCAGCTGGAGGAGAGCAAGCCAGGCTACCTGCATTGCCTCAGCAAGGCCTCCCTGAAACCTACAGTCACCTGGTACCGCAATGGCGTCTCCATCTCCGAG GACTCACGCTTTGAAATCTCAGAGAACGGGACGCTGCGCATCAACAACGTGGAGGTGTACGATGGGACTATGTACAAGTGTGTGAGCAGCACGCCAGCAGGCAGCATCGAGGGATATGCACGGGTGCACGTGCTAG AGAAGTTAAAGTTCACCCCTCCACCCCAGCCACTGCAGTGCATGGAGTTCAACAAGGAGGTTACGGTGTCCTGCTCAGCCACTGGCCGGGAAAAACCCACCATCCAGTGGACTAAAACAG ATGGGAGCAGCCTGCCATCCCATGTCAGCCACAGAGCTGGCATCTTGTCCTTCCACAAGGTGAGCAGGAGCGACTCAGGGAACTACACGTGCATCGCCTCCAACAGCCCGCAGGGTGAGATCCGTGCCACCGTGCAGCTGGTGGTGGCAG TTTATGTCACCTTCAAGCTGGAGCCGGAGCCCACAACCGTGTACCAGGGGCACACTGCCATGTTCCAGTGCCAGGCGGAGGGCGACCCTGTGCCACATATCCAGTGGAAAGGGAAGGACAAGATTTTGGATCCCAGCAAGCTTCTGCCCAG GATTCAGATCATGCCCAACGGCTCCCTGGTCATTTACGATGTCACCACCGAGGACTCTGGAAAATATACCTGTATTGCTGGCAACAGCTGCAACATCAAGCACCGCGAGGCCTTCCTCTATGTTGTAG ataagccagcagcagaagaaGATGAAGGACTCGGCAGCCACACGCCCTACAAGATGATCCAGACCATTGGGCTCTCAGTGGGAGCAGCTGTCGCCTACATTATTATAGTGCTGGGGCTGATGTTCTACTGCAAGAAGCGGAGGAAAGCCAAGAGGCTGAAGAAGCACCCAGAGGGCGAGGAGCCCGAGATGGAGTGTCTGAATG GTGGTACTTTGCTGCAGAATGGGCAGACGACGGCGGAGATCCAGGAGGAGGTGGCCTTGACCAAcctgggcagcagctctggggccAGCAAGCGGCACAGTGCCGCTGACAAGATGCACTTCCCCCGTTCCAACCTGCAAACAATCACCACCTTGG GTAGGGGGGAGTTTGGTGAAGTCTTCCTGGCCAAGGCAAAAGGTGCAGAGGATGGTGAGGGCGAAGCGCTGGTGCTGGTGAAGAGCCTGCAGACAAGGGAtgaacagctgcagctggactTCAGGCGCGAGGCAGAGATGTTTGGCAAACTGAACCACACCAACGTGGTgcggctgctggggctgtgccgTGAGGCTGAGCCGCACTACATGGTCCTGGAGTATGTGGACTTG GGGGACCTGAAGCAGTTCCTGAGGATCTCCAAGAGCAAGGATGAGTCCCTGAAGCCACAGCCCCTCAGCACCAAGCACAAG GTGTCTCTGTGCACGCAGGTGGCCctggggatggagcacctctccaaCGGCAGGTTTGTGCACCGGGACTTGGCGGCCAGGAACTGCCTGGTGAGCGCCCAGAGGCAGGTCAAGGTCTCAGCCCTGAGCCTCAGCAAGGATGTGTACAACAG CGAGTACTACCACTTCCGCCAGGCCTGGATCCCGCTGCGCTGGATGCCGCCCGAAGCCGTGCTGGAGGACGAGTTCTCCACCAAGTCAGACGTGTGGTCCTTCGGGGTGCTCATGTGGGAGGTGTTCACGCAGGGGGAGATGCCGTACACCCCGCTGGCGGATGACGAGGTCCTAGCAG GTCTGCAGTCGGGAAAGACGAAGCTCCCACAGCCCGAGGGCTGCCCTTCACGCCTTGCCAAGCTGATGCAGCGCTGCTGGGCTCCCAGCCCCAAGGACCGACCCTCCTTCAGCGAGCTCGCCGCCACCCTCGGGGACAGCCCGGCTGACAGCAAAGCCTGA
- the PTK7 gene encoding inactive tyrosine-protein kinase 7 isoform X2, with protein sequence MCNLIEVELILSRAIPRCTKGAVFLGLDPCHENALGAGMWQSLLSSSHCFLSLPSVGSGNATRGPTAVGAQAAIRFTKEPYSQDALHGRSAILRCEVEDPAHVEFEWLQNGLPIQDTEQRFKEGSNLQFAAVERHRDAGSFQCVARDVQSGEEARTANASFNIKWIETGSVMLKQPASAAEIQPSSTVVLRCHIDGHPRPTWQWFRDGAPLPDGRGTYSVSSKERTLTLRSASPDDNGLYYCCARSAVGSVCSQDNFTLNIIDESFPQAVIVPQDLIVTKNEEAMFDCQFAAVPPPTQEWLFEDSPITNRSKTTVFANGSLLITQVKARSTGVYKCIGHGQKGKTLVLKATLRLAEIEEMAPFSPKVLTANQGHRVSCAAPRGVPTPHVWWERNQERVPSAGRVYQEGEQLIFTSITEADAGTYTCHAANKAGEKKQELSITVATVPKWVEMPKDSQLEESKPGYLHCLSKASLKPTVTWYRNGVSISEDSRFEISENGTLRINNVEVYDGTMYKCVSSTPAGSIEGYARVHVLEKLKFTPPPQPLQCMEFNKEVTVSCSATGREKPTIQWTKTDGSSLPSHVSHRAGILSFHKVSRSDSGNYTCIASNSPQGEIRATVQLVVAVYVTFKLEPEPTTVYQGHTAMFQCQAEGDPVPHIQWKGKDKILDPSKLLPRIQIMPNGSLVIYDVTTEDSGKYTCIAGNSCNIKHREAFLYVVDKPAAEEDEGLGSHTPYKMIQTIGLSVGAAVAYIIIVLGLMFYCKKRRKAKRLKKHPEGEEPEMECLNGGTLLQNGQTTAEIQEEVALTNLGSSSGASKRHSAADKMHFPRSNLQTITTLGRGEFGEVFLAKAKGAEDGEGEALVLVKSLQTRDEQLQLDFRREAEMFGKLNHTNVVRLLGLCREAEPHYMVLEYVDLGDLKQFLRISKSKDESLKPQPLSTKHKVSLCTQVALGMEHLSNGRFVHRDLAARNCLVSAQRQVKVSALSLSKDVYNSEYYHFRQAWIPLRWMPPEAVLEDEFSTKSDVWSFGVLMWEVFTQGEMPYTPLADDEVLAGLQSGKTKLPQPEGCPSRLAKLMQRCWAPSPKDRPSFSELAATLGDSPADSKA encoded by the exons GCACGAAGGGTGCTGTGTTCCTGGGTCTGGATCCTTGCCATGAGAACGCTCTTGGAGCTGGGATGTGGCAgagcctcctctcctcttcccactGCTTCCTGTCCCTTCCCTCTGTGGGGTCCGGGAATGCCACCAGGGGACCCACAG CGGTGGGGGCTCAGGCAGCAATCCGTTTCACCAAGGAGCCGTACTCGCAGGACGCCCTGCATGGCCGCAGCGCCATCCTCCGCTGCGAGGTGGAGGACCCGGCTCACGTGGAATTTGAGTGGCTGCAGAATGGGCTCCCCATCCAGGACACGGAGCAGCGCTTCAAGGAAGGCAGCAACCTCCAGTTTGCTGCTGTCGAGCGGCATCGAGATGCTGGGAGCTTCCAGTGCGTGGCGAGGGATGTGCAGAGCGGGGAGGAGGCTCGCACAGCCAACGCGTCCTTCAATATCAAGT GGATCGAGACGGGCAGCGTGATGCTGAAGCAGCCGGCCAGCGCAGCTGAGATCCAGCCCTCCTCCACGGTGGTGCTGCGGTGTCACATCGACGGCCACCCGCG CCCCACGTGGCAGTGGTTTCGGGATGGCGCTCCGCTCCCCGATGGCCGCGGCACCTATTCTGTCAGCAGCAAGGAGCGGACCCTCACCCTGCGCAGTGCCAGCCCCGATGACAATGGTCTGTACTACTGCTGCGCCCGCAGCGCCGTTGGCTCCGTGTGCAGCCAGGACAACTTCACCCTGAATATCATCG ATGAGAGCTTCCCCCAGGCGGTGATCGTCCCACAGGACCTCATTGTCACCAAGAACGAAGAGGCCATGTTCGATTGCCAGTTTGCAGCCGTGCCCCCTCCCACGCAGGAGTGGCTCTTCGAAGACAGCCCCATCACCAACAGATCCAA GACAACTGTGTTTGCCAATGGCTCCCTGCTGATCACTCAGGTGAAGGCCCGCAGCACCGGTGTCTACAAGTGCATTGGCCATGGGCAGAAGGGGAAAACTCTCGTGCTGAAGGCGACTCTGCGGCTGGCAG AGATCGAAGAGATGGCACCCTTCTCCCCAAAGGTGTTGACGGCGAACCAGGGGCATCGTGTGTCCTGTGCTGCCCCGCGGGGTGTACCCACTCCCCACGTCTGGTGGGAGAGAAACCAGGAGCGGGTCCCCAGTGCTGGCAGGGTGTACCAAGAGGGAGAGCAGCTCATTTTCACCAGCATCACCGAGGCAGATGCGGGGACCTATACGTGCCATGCTGCCAACAAGGCTGGGGAGAAGAAACAGGAGCTGAGCATCACCGTGGCTA CGGTACCCAAGTGGGTGGAGATGCCCAAGGACAGCCAGCTGGAGGAGAGCAAGCCAGGCTACCTGCATTGCCTCAGCAAGGCCTCCCTGAAACCTACAGTCACCTGGTACCGCAATGGCGTCTCCATCTCCGAG GACTCACGCTTTGAAATCTCAGAGAACGGGACGCTGCGCATCAACAACGTGGAGGTGTACGATGGGACTATGTACAAGTGTGTGAGCAGCACGCCAGCAGGCAGCATCGAGGGATATGCACGGGTGCACGTGCTAG AGAAGTTAAAGTTCACCCCTCCACCCCAGCCACTGCAGTGCATGGAGTTCAACAAGGAGGTTACGGTGTCCTGCTCAGCCACTGGCCGGGAAAAACCCACCATCCAGTGGACTAAAACAG ATGGGAGCAGCCTGCCATCCCATGTCAGCCACAGAGCTGGCATCTTGTCCTTCCACAAGGTGAGCAGGAGCGACTCAGGGAACTACACGTGCATCGCCTCCAACAGCCCGCAGGGTGAGATCCGTGCCACCGTGCAGCTGGTGGTGGCAG TTTATGTCACCTTCAAGCTGGAGCCGGAGCCCACAACCGTGTACCAGGGGCACACTGCCATGTTCCAGTGCCAGGCGGAGGGCGACCCTGTGCCACATATCCAGTGGAAAGGGAAGGACAAGATTTTGGATCCCAGCAAGCTTCTGCCCAG GATTCAGATCATGCCCAACGGCTCCCTGGTCATTTACGATGTCACCACCGAGGACTCTGGAAAATATACCTGTATTGCTGGCAACAGCTGCAACATCAAGCACCGCGAGGCCTTCCTCTATGTTGTAG ataagccagcagcagaagaaGATGAAGGACTCGGCAGCCACACGCCCTACAAGATGATCCAGACCATTGGGCTCTCAGTGGGAGCAGCTGTCGCCTACATTATTATAGTGCTGGGGCTGATGTTCTACTGCAAGAAGCGGAGGAAAGCCAAGAGGCTGAAGAAGCACCCAGAGGGCGAGGAGCCCGAGATGGAGTGTCTGAATG GTGGTACTTTGCTGCAGAATGGGCAGACGACGGCGGAGATCCAGGAGGAGGTGGCCTTGACCAAcctgggcagcagctctggggccAGCAAGCGGCACAGTGCCGCTGACAAGATGCACTTCCCCCGTTCCAACCTGCAAACAATCACCACCTTGG GTAGGGGGGAGTTTGGTGAAGTCTTCCTGGCCAAGGCAAAAGGTGCAGAGGATGGTGAGGGCGAAGCGCTGGTGCTGGTGAAGAGCCTGCAGACAAGGGAtgaacagctgcagctggactTCAGGCGCGAGGCAGAGATGTTTGGCAAACTGAACCACACCAACGTGGTgcggctgctggggctgtgccgTGAGGCTGAGCCGCACTACATGGTCCTGGAGTATGTGGACTTG GGGGACCTGAAGCAGTTCCTGAGGATCTCCAAGAGCAAGGATGAGTCCCTGAAGCCACAGCCCCTCAGCACCAAGCACAAG GTGTCTCTGTGCACGCAGGTGGCCctggggatggagcacctctccaaCGGCAGGTTTGTGCACCGGGACTTGGCGGCCAGGAACTGCCTGGTGAGCGCCCAGAGGCAGGTCAAGGTCTCAGCCCTGAGCCTCAGCAAGGATGTGTACAACAG CGAGTACTACCACTTCCGCCAGGCCTGGATCCCGCTGCGCTGGATGCCGCCCGAAGCCGTGCTGGAGGACGAGTTCTCCACCAAGTCAGACGTGTGGTCCTTCGGGGTGCTCATGTGGGAGGTGTTCACGCAGGGGGAGATGCCGTACACCCCGCTGGCGGATGACGAGGTCCTAGCAG GTCTGCAGTCGGGAAAGACGAAGCTCCCACAGCCCGAGGGCTGCCCTTCACGCCTTGCCAAGCTGATGCAGCGCTGCTGGGCTCCCAGCCCCAAGGACCGACCCTCCTTCAGCGAGCTCGCCGCCACCCTCGGGGACAGCCCGGCTGACAGCAAAGCCTGA